One window of the Camelina sativa cultivar DH55 chromosome 1, Cs, whole genome shotgun sequence genome contains the following:
- the LOC104758071 gene encoding uncharacterized protein LOC104758071 codes for MAQKPPTVICVGDIHGYISKLSNLWRNLQSAIAPSDFNTALVIFLGDYCDRGPETRKVIDFLISLLEKHPDQTHVFLAGNHDFAFSGFLGLLPRPSDGSDLKDTWKEYEGSEEREGWYRGEGFEDMHLQGRRWAGKIKALFNSVKGMPYKGSIYDAGSTFESYGVPHGSSGIILYQLPESHKKFLTNMVWVHEEDDVCIETEEGLKHCKLIAVHAGLEKGDNVEEQLKLLRAKDTSISKIQHLSGRKNVWDIPQELDDKHTVVVSGHHGKLHIDGLRLIIDEGGGYPDKPVAAIVLPSKKIIRDTDNFSS; via the exons ATGGCGCAAAAACCACCAACGGTGATCTGCGTCGGAGACATCCATGGATACATATCGAAGCTCAGTAACCTCTGGCGTAACCTTCAATCAGCCATCGCCCCGTCAGATTTCAACACAGCTCTTGTCATCTTCCTCGGCGACTACTGCGATCGTGGACCCGAGACCCGGAAAGTCATCGACTTTTTAATCTCTTTGCTGGAGAAACATCCCGATCAAACTCACGTCTTTCTCGCCGGGAACCATGACTTCGCCTTCTCTGGATTCCTGGGTTTGTTGCCTCGTCCTTCAGATGGGTCTGATTTGAAGGATACGTGGAAGGAGTACGAGGGTAGCGAGGAGAGAGAAGGATGGTACAGAGGTGAAGGGTTCGAGGATATGCATCTCCAAGGTCGGAGATGGGCTGGTAAAATTAAGGCTCTGTTCAATTCTGTGAAAGGGATGCCTTATAAAGGATCGATTTATGATGCTGGATCGACTTTTGAATCTTATGGTGTTCCTCATGGATCTTCTGGTATAATTCTCTATCAAT TGCCTGAGAGTCACAAGAAGTTCTTGACCAATATGGTATGGGTCCATGAAGAG GACGATGTATGTATAGAAACAGAGGAAGGGCTTAAGCATTGTAAGTTGATAGCCGTCCATGCTGGTTTAGAGAAAGGTGATAATGTAGAAGAACAACTAAAGCTCTTGAGAGCTAAAGACACGAGCatttcaaaaatacaacatCTAAGTGGTCGGAAAAACGTTTGGGACATCCCACAG GAGCTGGATGATAAACATACTGTTGTTGTTAGCGGGCACCATGGGAAGCTTCACATCGATGGTCTGAGACTGATCATCGATGAAGGCGGTGGATACCCGGATAAACCCGTGGCAGCAATTGTTCTCCCTTCCAAGAAGATTATCCGCGACACTGATAATTTTTCTAGTTAA
- the LOC104757987 gene encoding monodehydroascorbate reductase 3, translating into MAEEKSYKYVIIGGGVAAGYAAREFTKQGLNPGELAIISKEPVSPFERPELTKVYIDLSVNPTLASVYCCAGTGEEKQYPHWYKQKGIDLIVSTEIVKADLASKTLVSDDGTIYKYQTLLIATGSTYVKLSELGIPEADVKNIFYLREIDDNDELSLAMELYVQNGQAVVIGGGFLGLEMSSSLKANNHEVTIVFPEPWILNRFFTPEMSAFYEAYLTNKGIKIIKGTAVTGFNTNSDGVVTEVILEGGRTLEANIVVASVGGKPVTSLFKGQLEEEKGGIKTDGFFKTSLPDVYALGDVATFPMKMYGEMRRVEHADNARKSAGQAVKAIKAAEEGKTVPDYDYLPYFYSRFFDLSWEFYGDNVGESVIFGDTDPKTPKPKFGTYWVKDGKVVGVFLEGGTKEEYKAIAKVARGQPSVESLDVLAEEGLSFATKF; encoded by the exons ATGGCGGAAGAGAAGAGCTACAAGTACGTGATCATTGGAGGTGGTGTAGCCGCC GGTTACGCGGCGAGAGAGTTTACGAAGCAGGGCCTGAACCCTGGTGAACTAGCAATCATTTCCAAGGAACCA GTGTCTCCTTTTGAGCGTCCTGAACTAACCAAAGTATATATTGACCTCTCAG TCAATCCGACCCTTGCGAGTGTCTATTGCTGTGCTGGAACTGGTGAAGAGAAGCAGTACCCTCATTGGTACAAACAAAAAG GGATTGATCTAATTGTGAGCACAGAGATAGTCAAAGCAGATCTTGCTTCCAAGACACTTGTTAGTGATGATGGAACAATTTACAAGTACCAAACTTTGCTCATTGCAACCGGTTCTACT TACGTCAAACTGTCAGAACTTGGGATCCCAGAAGCAGATGTTAAGAATATATTCTACCTAAGAGAAATCGATGACAATGATGAGCTTTCGTTAGCTATGGAACTATATGTGCAAAACGGACAGGCCGTGGTTATTGGCGGCGGTTTCTTAGGTCTTGAGATGAGTTCTTCTCTAAAGGCTAATAACCATGAAGTGACCATTGTTTTTCCAGAACCTTGGATTC TGAACCGGTTTTTCACCCCGGAGATGTCTGCATTCTATGAGGCTTACTTAACCAACAAGGGAATCAAAATCATCAAGGGAACCGCTGTCACCGGATTTAACACCAACTCAGATGGAGTGGTCACGGAGGTCATACTAGAGGGTGGAAGAACCCTAGAAGCTAACATTGTGGTCGCCAGTGTCGGTGGTAAACCGGTCACCTCACTCTTCAAAGGCCAACTTGAAGAGGAGAAGGGTGGAATTaag ACTGATGGGTTCTTCAAAACAAGCCTACCTGACGTATACGCACTTGGAGATGTAGCCACATTCCCCATGAAAATGTATGGCGAGATGAGGCGTGTTGAACACGCCGACAATGCTCGCAAATCTGCTGGACAAGCAGTCAAA GCAATCAAAGCAGCTGAGGAAGGGAAAACTGTTCCAGATTACGATTATCTTCCCTATTTCTACTCTCGGTTTTTCGACCTCTCGTGGGAATTCTATGGGGACAACGTTGGAGAATCTGTAATCTTTGGAGATACTGACCCCAAAACTCCAAAGCCTAAGTTTGGGACGTATTGGGTTAAAGATGGGAAAGTAGTTGGAGTGTTTCTCGAAGGAGGAACTAAAGAGGAATACAAGGCTATTGCTAAAGTGGCACGAGGACAACCTTCCGTTGAGAGTCTTGACGTGTTAGCCGAGGAAGGTCTTTCTTTCGCCACCAAGTTTTAA
- the LOC104758152 gene encoding uncharacterized protein LOC104758152 has translation MMSQKPRTVICVGDIHGNISMLNDLWRNLQSALKSDFSSALVIFLGDYCDRGPETRKVIDFLISLPEKHPVQTHVFLAGNHDFAFAGFLGLLPRPSDGSDIAETWKEYARSEEREGWYKVQGFEDMHLQSRRWAGNIRVQFDYGEYGVVYNGSIYDAASTFESYGVPHGSFDLTNAVQESHKKFLTNMVWVHEEDDVCIETEEGLKHCKLIAVHAGLEQGKNVEEQLKLLRAKDTSISRIQPLTGRKTVWDIPQELDEKQTIVVSGHHGKLHIEGLRLIIDESGGYANKPLAAIVRPSKKIIRDTDNISN, from the exons ATGATGTCCCAAAAACCACGAACTGTGATCTGCGTCGGAGACATCCATGGAAACATCTCAATGCTCAATGACCTCTGGCGTAATCTTCAATCGGCTCTCAAGTCAGATTTCAGCTCAGCTCTCGTCATCTTCCTCGGAGACTATTGCGATCGTGGACCGGAGACTCGAAAAGTCATCGACTTCTTGATCTCTCTGCCGGAGAAACATCCCGTGCAGACCCACGTCTTTCTCGCCGGTAACCATGACTTCGCTTTCGCTGGGTTCTTGGGTTTGTTACCTCGTCCTTCAGATGGGTCTGATATTGCGGAAACGTGGAAAGAGTATGCAAGAAGCGAGGAGAGAGAAGGGTGGTATAAAGTTCAAGGGTTCGAGGATATGCATCTCCAAAGTAGGAGATGGGCGGGGAATATTAGGGTTCAATTCGATTATGGCGAGTATGGGGTGGTGTACAATGGATCGATATACGATGCTGCGTCCACTTTTGAATCCTATGGCGTCCCTCATGGATCTTTTG ATTTGACGAATGCTGTACAGGAGAGTCACAAGAAGTTCTTGACCAATATGGTATGGGTCCATGAAGAG GATGATGTTTGTATAGAAACAGAGGAAGGGTTAAAGCATTGTAAGTTGATAGCCGTACATGCTGGTTTAGAGCAAGGAAAAAACGTAGAAGAACAGCTCAAACTATTGAGAGCTAAAGACACAAGCATTTCAAGGATACAACCTCTAACTGGTCGGAAAACCGTTTGGGACATCCCACagg AACTGGATGAAAAACAGACTATTGTTGTTAGCGGCCACCACGGGAAACTTCACATCGAAGGCCTGAGACTGATCATCGATGAAAGCGGTGGATACGCGAATAAACCTTTGGCTGCAATTGTTCGTCCTTCTAAGAAGATTATACGTGACACCGATAATATTTCTAATTAA
- the LOC109132950 gene encoding uncharacterized protein LOC109132950 yields MGNVRWLLNFLNHANKQESVENPDKNGVVKASNSGFKMPLHYPRYKKEDYEEMEEWRLDLLLSDYGLLAFHDNTLNEKRAFAIGAFLWPHHP; encoded by the coding sequence atggGAAACGTGAGATGGCTTCTCAACTTTCTCAACCATGCCAACAAGCAAGAAAGTGTTGAGAATCCTGACAAAAACGGTGTCGTAAAGGCCTCAAACAGTGGATTTAAGATGCCGTTGCATTACCCAAGGTACAAGAAGGAGGACTACGAGGAGATGGAAGAGTGGAGATTGGATTTGCTTCTTTCAGACTACGGACTTCTTGCCTTCCATGACAATACTCTCAATGAGAAGCGAGCTTTTGCAATCGGAGCTTTTCTGTGGCCTCATCACCCGTAA